A genomic region of Metopolophium dirhodum isolate CAU chromosome 1, ASM1992520v1, whole genome shotgun sequence contains the following coding sequences:
- the LOC132936791 gene encoding isopentenyl-diphosphate Delta-isomerase 1-like, producing MKLIFKSLGTLPLRRFLSTVPKPLNLVQEAALEECCILVDQHDQECGFASKRDCHRLVNGNLPLHRAFSVFLFNTKDELLLQQRSSTKITFPDHYTNSCCSHPLYEIEHERKDIEGAKAAACRRLVFELGIPTSQCQPKDLQYITRIKYMSRGDGTWGEHEIDYIFILRKDVSLDHNPDEVSTVLYIPKSKMNKFLKNLNHPITPWFDLISQYELTNWWDNLRSLKKVMNHKKIISF from the exons atgaagttgaTTTTTAAGTCACTGGGTACATTACCCTTACGCCGATTTCTATCAACTGTACCTAAACCATTAAATCTTGTACAAGAAGCTGCCCTCGAAGAATGCTGTATTCTTGTTGATCAACATGACCAAGAGTGTGGCTTTGCCAGTAAACGAGATTGTCATAGACTAGTAAATGGAAACCTTCCGTTACATCGTGCTTTTAGtgtatttttgttcaatacTAAGGATGAACTACTGTTACAACAGCGTTCATCAACCAAGATCACATTCCCCGATCATTATACAAATTCTTGCTGCAGTCATCCGCTGTACGAGATTGAACATGAGCGTAAAGACATAGAAGGTGCTAAAGCTGCTGCTTGTCGCAGACTTGTATTTGAATTAGGAATTCCTACAAGTCAGTGCCAACCTAAAGACTTGCAATATATCACCAGAATAAA gtacatgtCCAGAGGAGATGGGACATGGGGTGAACAtgaaattgattatatatttattttacgcaAAGATGTTTCTCTCGACCACAATCCAGATGAAGTGAGTACTGTCCTGTATATCCCcaaatcaaaaatgaataaattcttAAAGAATTTAAATCATCCAATTACACCATGGTTTGATCTAATTTCACAATACGAATTGACAAACTGGTGGGACAATTTAAGGTCTCTGAAAAAAGTgatgaatcataaaaaaattattagcttttaa
- the LOC132937359 gene encoding mitochondrial import inner membrane translocase subunit Tim23-like, translating to MWDSKDNDKDNKKEVLVPSPYLKYGPQVQPSQPEYIFLNGAGSKQRGRFETCFIEIGTWYSMGATIGIIRGVHNGMKIVLRDKQTRTYNRTQLLNSVLKHGSNMSDKFGTLAVYYSIFGIILEKIRGQKDSIYNNIIAGTSTGLLYRSTSGLRSCGIGGLLGFSFTTIYSLISSRIKIIEDISETIILSKTDN from the exons ATGTGGGATTCAAAAGACAATGATAAAG ATAATAAAAAAGAAGTATTGGTTCCATCgccatatttaaaatatggccCTCAAGTTCAGCCTTCTCAGCCAGAGTATATATTTCTAAACGGTGCTGGTTCCAAGCAACGGGGACGTTTTGAAACGTGTTTTATTGAAATTGGTACATGGTACTCGATGGGCGCTACAATTGGTATTATACGTGGAGTACATAATGGTATGAAAATCGTATTGCGCGATAAACAAACTCGTACATATAACAGAACACA GTTGTTGAATAGCGTTTTAAAACATGGATCTAATATGTCAGATAAATTTGGAACGTTAGcggtatactatagtatttttgGTATAATACTAGAAAAGATTCGAGGCCAAAAAGacagtatctataataatattattgctggaACAAGCACAGGACTTTTATATAGATCTACAA GTGGTCTTAGAAGTTGTGGCATTGGTGGTCTGCTTGGCTTCAGCTTTACAACGATTTACAGTTTGATTTCATCAAGGATTAAAATTATTGAGGATATAAGTGAAACCATCATCCTTTCAAAAACTGATAACTAA
- the LOC132933572 gene encoding uncharacterized protein LOC132933572, which yields MKKNMFKIIKKLISFFICLYNLYKFIFFNCFVGKQLTYQAEISSTKSNDEFELINQKHNSIVTVSVKDTNKDKAKSLYENKRRAEKIKNEQHLKKITNTLPSDEPIVKLKNVDSILEKSVFDLEPEDWDILYLEMSKHIKAKPDILC from the exons atgaaaaaaaatatgtttaaaattataaaaaaactaatttcgttttttatatgtttatataatttgtataaatttattttctttaattgttTTGTAGGTAAGCAATTGACCTATCAAGCTGAAATATCAAGTACTAAGTCAAATGACGAGTTCGAACTTATTAATCAGAAACATAATTCAATAGTGACCGTATCTGTAAAAGATACAAATAAGGATAAAGCCAAAAGTCTATACGAAAATAAACGTAGAGCAGagaaa ATTAAAAATGAACAacacttgaaaaaaataaccaacaCACTTCCAAGCGACGAGCCGAtcgtgaaattaaaaaatgtcgatAGTATTCTTGAAAAAAGTGTTTTT GATTTGGAACCAGAGGATTGGGACATCTTGTACTTAGAAATGTCGAAACACATTAAAGCCAAGCCTGATATTCTgtgttaa
- the LOC132941254 gene encoding zinc finger MYM-type protein 1-like produces the protein MDDWMSLVGRSEIVGWGIILVARLTALSAISLPVIPKLKKKNSDDQVNVPEHTPTPASAINTESIIADENYEENELNDVPIDDKFYLGNLSSGPRQPILKEYPKTKFGSQNRGFTPSHFSDFNWLEYSIKKDSVFCFPCRIFGTARQTEDTFTVIGFNNWKKLCGSRDSKTKKSKLSLHASTINPINCMLRWLEYKNSLKQGSIISKLSTANREHIDKNRQYIKCLIDIVIFLGRQGLPFRGHSENEDALNKGNFKELCMLFSKHHIEFEKKYIFNSTNHTSWAIQNDLINIGASYVRDNIVSEVKKYGMFSISCDEARSHKEEQMSICIRYTNNLEVKERFLGFVDVSYSQNADALYSSIIDFLHFCNLSDIPIAGQSFDGANVMSGQKGGVQTKLKQIYPYAIYIHCMAHKLNVVIVDTCRYLKIFIIRYSFSQSLKFKQFRRSVFGI, from the exons ATGGATGATTGGATGTCGTTGGTCGGTAGATCGGAAATTGTTGGGTGGGGGATAATTCTGGTAGCAAGGTTAACTGCTTTGTCAGCCATTTCATTGCCAGTTATTCCCAAGT taaaaaaaaaaaactctgatGATCAAGTAAATGTGCCCGAACATACGCCTACGCCTGCGTCTGCAATAAATACTGAAAGTATAATTGCAGATGAAAACTATGAAGAAAATGAGTTAAATGATGTGCCTATAgatgataaattttatttgggTAATTTAAGTTCAGGACCGCGTCAGCCAATATTAAAG gaGTATCCTAAGACAAAATTTGGAAGTCAAAATCGAGGATTTACACCTTCTCACTTTAGTGATTTTAATTGGCTcgaatatagtattaaaaaagatAGCGTGTTTTGTTTTCCATGCCGTATTTTTGGAACTGCTCGTCAAACGGAAGATACATTTACTGTAATAGGATTTAATAACTGGAAAAAA CTTTGTGGATCAAGAGATTCAAAgaccaaaaaatcaaaactaagtTTGCACGCTTCAACAATTAATCCCATTAATTGTATGTTAAGATggttagaatataaaaattctttaaaacaAGGTAGTATCATCTCCAAATTATCAACAGCCAACAGAGAGCACATTGACAAAAATCGgcagtatattaaatgtttaattgacATTGTTATATTTCTTGGACGGCAGGGACTTCCATTTAGGGGTCATAGTGAAAATGAAGATGCTTTAAATAAAG GTAATTTTAAAGAGCTATGCATGTTGTTTTCAAAACATCATATTGAGtttgagaaaaaatatattttcaactcAACTAACCATACTAGCTGGGCCattcaaaatgatttaataaatattggtgCTTCATATGTGAGAGATAATATTGTTTCTGAAGTTAAAAAGTATGGCATGTTTTCTATTTCATGTGATGAAGccag ATCTCATAAAGAAGAGCAAATGTCCATCTGTATccgttatacaaataatttagaaGTGAAAGAACGTTTTTTAGGATTTGTTGATGTATCATATAGTCAAAATGCTGATGCATTATATTCATCTATTATcgactttttacatttttgtaatctATCTGATATTCCAATTGCTGGCCAATCTTTTGATGGAGCAAATGTAATGTCTGGTCAGAAAGGAGGTGTCCAAACTAAACTTAAGCAAATTTATCCATACGCTATATACATTCATTGTATGGCACATAAATTAAATGTAGTGATTGTGGACACATGCAGATATTTGAAA atattcATTATCAGATATTCATTCAGTCAGTCACTGAAGTTTAAGCAATTCAGACGTTCAGTATTCGGtatttaa